A portion of the Lolium rigidum isolate FL_2022 chromosome 1, APGP_CSIRO_Lrig_0.1, whole genome shotgun sequence genome contains these proteins:
- the LOC124667857 gene encoding anthocyanidin-3-O-glucoside rhamnosyltransferase-like has protein sequence MSSGTETGGDVDGMHVVMFPFLAVGHITPFVQLARKLIAADGGVRVTLLSAAANVPRVQAMLGLSAVAVVQLRLPRVPGLPDGAESTADVSMDGAELLKVAIDGTRPQVAALLAELRPDAILFDFATPWVPEVAAPLGVKTLMFSTFSALSGAYLMVPARRNASAKDLESAPSGFPPSSSLATVPTYQAADFSYVFRSFHGKPSVYERFVAGVQASDGLVLRTCAEMEGPYISYLAAQLGKPVLATGPVVPEAPEGELEERWAQWLSSFPDKAVVYVAFGSEAYLTAAAITELLLGLESSNRPFLAVLNFPMGTDVEGCTPPGFAERTKGRGVVHTGWVQQRHILQHRSVGCFVTHAGLSSLVEGLVAGCPLVLLPNRGDQFLNTALFARELRVGVEVARRDGDGWFGRGDISAAIDTAMADGWDGEGSKWKEFMMDDAVQKRFAHDFVRDFTKSVRA, from the coding sequence ATGTCCAGCGGCACCGAGACCGGCGGCGACGTCGACGGCATGCACGTCGTGATGTTCCCCTTCCTCGCCGTCGGGCACATCACTCCGTTCGTGCAGCTGGCTCGCAAGCTCATCGCCGCGGACGGCGGGGTGCGGGTGACGCTGCTGTCGGCCGCGGCGAACGTGCCTCGCGTCCAGGCCATGCTGGGGTTGTCTGCGGTGGCGGTTGTGCAGCTGCGGCTGCCGCGCGTGCCGGGGCTCCCCGACGGCGCCGAGAGCACGGCCGATGTCTCGATGGACGGCGCCGAGCTGCTAAAGGTGGCCATCGACGGCACAAGGCCGCAGGTGGCGGCCCTGCTCGCGGAGCTCCGGCCCGACGCGATTCTCTTCGACTTCGCCACCCCCTGGGTGCctgaggtggcggcgccgctcggcgTCAAGACACTGATGTTCTCTACCTTCTCCGCCCTCTCGGGCGCCTACCTTATGGTGCCGGCGCGGCGCAACGCGTCCGCCAAGGACCTCGAGTCGGCGCCGTCGGGCTTCCCGCCGTCGTCCTCCCTCGCCACGGTCCCTACCTACCAGGCGGCCGACTTCAGCTACGTGTTCAGGAGCTTCCACGGCAAGCCGTCCGTGTACGAGCGCTTCGTCGCAGGCGTCCAGGCGAGCGACGGGCTGGTGCTGAGGACCTGCGCCGAGATGGAAGGCCCCTACATATCCTATCTCGCCGCCCAGCTCGGGAAGCCGGTGCTGGCCACCGGGCCGGTCGTGCCGGAGGCGCCGGAGGGCGAGCTGGAGGAGCGGTGGGCACAGTGGCTCTCTTCCTTCCCGGACAAGGCCGTGGTGTACGTCGCCTTCGGGAGCGAGGCTTACCTAACGGCGGCGGCTATCAcggagctcctcctgggcctAGAGTCGAGCAACCGGCCGTTCCTGGCCGTGCTCAACTTCCCCATGGGCACGGACGTGGAGGGGTGCACGCCGCCGGGGttcgcggagaggaccaaggggaGGGGCGTGGTGCACACGGGGTGGGTGCAGCAGCGGCACATCCTGCAGCACCGGAGCGTGGGGTGCTTTGTGACCCACGCCGGGCTGAGCTCCCTCGTGGAGGGGCTCGTCGCCGGATGCCCTCTCGTGCTCCTGCCCAATAGGGGCGACCAGTTCCTCAACACCGCGCTGTTCGCGCGGGAGCTCCGCGTCGGGGTGGAGGTCGCGCGGCGCGATGGCGACGGGTGGTTTGGCCGCGGGGACATTAGCGCCGCCATAGACACGGCGATGGCGGACGGATGGGACGGGGAAGGGAGCAAGTGGAAGGAGTTCATGATGGACGACGCCGTGCAGAAGAGGTTTGCTCATGATTTCGTCAGGGATTTTACAAAATCCGTGAGGGCTTGA